The region AAAGCTTTCAGCGACGATGATAAAGCCAACGCCATTTTTTCTCCGATAATTCTACAGAGAACAGGGTTTAtgcaagaaaaaacaaaaacatcttCGCCTCGTCTAAAACGGCAGCGTTTTAGTTTTGGTGatctaaacaaaaatataataattggcaataataataataatgaggAGAAGTTGCAGCAAGCATTCATAAATCAAATAAGCACCAGATCCATACTTTTTTGTCGTTGTGAATAATTCGATTAATGGCGACGAGAGCAACAGCAACAGCAACAGCGACGAAATCGGCGGCAACATCAGCGAGAACGGCAGCAACAGCACCGAGAACGGCAGCGTCGTCGAGAGGATGGGTGACAAATCTGCCATCAATAGCTTCTCGAATCTATTTCTTCCTCATCATTCTTCAGGTCCCTCTTTTCAGGTATACTAGAATTTTCATCATTTAATTTAACTCTTCTATTACCCAACTGTAGAATTAACGaccactaattttattttcaagttACTTAAGTACTGAAccttgttaattttatttatcaagtaACTCAAGTTATAGTTCTTGCCTCTGAATTTTGTGGCAATAGCATTAGCAATGGAATTATAACTGTCAAACTGATCGATTTTCGATTTGTGAATATGCAGGATCCCTTGTAGATCTGGCATGTGCTCGACACCAATTCATGTCACATCTTCTCAATTGATTGCAAGTGATATCTTCCCTGTCCCTGTAGTCAAAGCTCTTCTTTACCCCGGAGCCGTCGTAAACGGACTTGTCAGAAACATGACTGTTCCGAGCTGGGATAACCTCTTGGATGTCTATAACTTGACCAATGCTACAGAAGCCCCTGCTGTAACCGATCTCCAGCGCTTAGAGGTTCTTTATTCTCTTCGACTTATGATATCTTTTTCTTAATGATCTCAAAAGTATGTTTTGTTTATTCTGAGAATGCAATTGTAACTTCTTGATGGCTTTATGTTCTGGTTATCTGATTATTTTTGTCTTTAAAGAGTGCTTGAAAGCTTATGGAAACTCATATTCTTGTTTATTCAGGGTGAAGTCAAGAAACTGAGAGTCTTAAATTACTCGGTTGATTTTCAAACATAAGCTCTAACACAATCTTGAATTTATTTGAAGAATGAAGTTTTGACTTCTTGATGGCTTTAAATTCAAGATATCTAATTATTGTAAGGGAAACTCATTTCCTTATTTTTTTCAGGGTAAAGTCAAGAAAATGCATTAGTTGATCTTTGAACATAAGTTCTAAACAATCTTAAATATATTTCAAGAATGCAATTTTGGCTTCTTGGTGGCTTTATATTCTAGTTTTCTGATTATCGTCTTTAAAGAATGCTTCAAAGCTTAGtggaaattattttcttaaagtCAAGAAACTGAAAATTTTAGAAGTAATCAGTTGATTGTCAAACGTAAGTTCTAAAGAATCTGAAAACAGATGACACCAGACCTACTTTTATTGAAGTCCTTGCATTTTTGTAAACTGCTCTTATGGAAAAGCTTGATCCTAAACTTCAAAATGCAGCAGTTACTTGTTGTTAAGGGGCAAATTCATCCTTCTGTTTAGTCTTGGTATAGTTGGTATTTGGTAATACGGTTTTCAGCACGAGTTGAATGGCCTCTTAATATGCCCGTGAGTTTTTATATGTTTAGACTATTATTCTGGCCAGCTTCTTCTGTTGATTTTATCAGTTTCTCTTATGTACCTCCGTCACTCTTTATTCAGGTCCTTGCAGGAAGCTATTTTTCTGTAGCAGGAGCACTCGTGGGCATTCTAAAACCTGGGAGGATGAGCATGTTTGGAACGCTTTTGGTAATTTGGGGCCTTGTCAAGGAAGGTATTTTAGGAAAGCCGGCGAATACAGACCCTTCTAAAGCTGTCTATGTTTACCCAACGATTGCGCTTGCTGTGATCTGTGCATTCTCATCTGTAAAGTATAACGTGAACAAAGTTACCAGAAAACCTCCTCCTCAACCTGTTGCAAAGCCTCTGAAGAGCTCCTCAAAATCTAAGCTGAAATGAGCTGATCACCTTTGGTACGGAATAGTTTTGCTTGTTTGTCAGGACTTCTCATTGTTGTTGAGTTCGAAGATAAAATTTGTACGTGTTTTTGCGCTATTATTTTGCAAGGGTAGTTAGTAGGCTCCCTGATGTATTGATCGGGTAAAATAGATTTCGATGGAGATgctttttttaatctttttggaAATGTTGAAGAGAAggaatgaaaaatttatgatatGAGTTGATTATCCAATGGCTACTGGATTTCAAAATTTGCATTCGTTTCGTTCATTTCAAGAAACAGATGATTACAAATGTAGATTCACATTAACGAAAATGTATCTAAAATCCTAAAATCTTTTccaattataacaaaaataaaataaaatatattagtttAGTTGACATTGTGttagttatcataatattttatatcaaGTACTTAACTAATTACTGCGAAATCGAACCATAAGAATACTTCAGCTAGTGATTCATTGGAACAAGTTCTGAAGCTTATTTATTTCTTGATTTGCCAAATTCAATATGTAAATCGCGGTTCCAACAACTTGTCATTTAATAAGACAAAACACCAGCTATTAGAAAAAGACTTCATAAAATGATTGGGCTCAATAGCATTGACTTGGGAGACTTATTCATGTTTCCATAGGCATTTTAGAGACGGAAAAATGCTAGGATCAGAGCACAAACCTTGAGATCTTCTCTGCAAAGCTAACTGGTTTCGGTCTACGTCCGCCTGTCTCGTCTCATCTACTTCCTTCTGTTTTCATCTTCCATCTCGCGTTCTAGACTAAGTCAACTCTTGCTGCATTCTGATCTGGTTCTGATGGAGATTCCAACAGAAGCGACCAATGGTGATGGCGTGTCAATTGATATTGACAATCCAACTGCGAGTCTTTTGTTAACCTCTATGAAAGGCAGGTTGGAAAATCTATCTCCTGTATCTTCAGAACGCTGTATTTACAGAGTTCCCAAAAGAATCCGAGATGTAAATGAGTATGCCTACACACCTCGACTAGTTTCAATTGGTCCTTTTCACCATGGCAAGGCTGACTTGAAAGCTATGGAAGAGCATAAATGGAGGCATTTGCAGAATTTTCTGAAGCAGACGAAGGTCAACTTGGATGAACTGGTAAAATTCATAACAGATCGCGAGGAAAGGGCGCGGAACTGTTATGCTGAGACCATTGAGATGACCAGCGATGAATTTGTGCAGATAATGATCGTTGACGCTACCTTCATCATTGACATATTGTTGGGAAGAGCTTTTCCTGAGTTAACATTCGCTATTGAATCAATTTATGATAGATCCAGCCTTATGTTTGACATATATCGCGACATGTTGTTGATTGAAAATCAGCTTCCCTACTTTATTCTTGGAGATGTCTTGGACTTTGCCAAAACCAAAGCTCCTTCTAGTTCAAGCCGGTGGCCTTCCATTCTTGACCTAACTTATGCCTACTTCGGTTGCTATGTGCAACTAGAATATGCTCCCCAATCTACGAAAAGCTCGGAAGTAAAGCATTTTGTTGACTTCCTCAGACTCTGGCATCGACCCATAAAACCAAGACAGCAACCAAAAGAGAGACAAAAATTTGAAGTGACTAGAAGCTTAACTGAGCTGCGTGAAGCTGGAGTCAAATTTAAGGTAGCATCAACAAGACACTTACTGGACATACAATTCATTGATGGCGTACTGGAAATACCCTTCATAAGGGTGAGTGAGATAACCGATGCACTTTTCCGGAATCTTATTGCATTAGAGCAGTGCCATTGTGAAGTTTCATACATAAGTGACTACATTGTGATCATGGATAGCCTTATAAACACTCCTCAGGATGTGGAATTACTGGTTAAGTACGGAATTATGAAGATCATGCTGGCTGACAATGCAGAAGCTTCAATGCTTTTCAACAACCTTGCCAAAGAAATACTATATGATTCCGAAGTGTTCTACTATTCTCGCCTCTGCGAAGACCTTAATGACTACTGCAAAGTCCGTTGGCATAAGTGGAAGGCGACACTGAAACATAATTACTTCAATACTCCATGGGCGGCCATTTCTGTCATTGCAGCAGTTATCCTTCTTGTGCTCACTTTCATACAGGCTGTGTGTTCCATTTTACAAGTCAAGTAATGTATCGTTCCACTTGCTTTCGTGTGTTCATATGAATCATATGTTACCATCATTTAACTCTCAGCCAATCTTTGATCACCATTTTCCCTCTGTTGCAAgctttgtttgtttgtttcctTTACGAGTGattgttttttgtatttttcccATACGACTGTTACCATGTAGAATCTACTCGGTTCTAATGTCGCCATACAGCTGCATCCACATATGAAAAAGGGAGAAACAAAGATAACAGTTAATACAGTTTAACTTGCAAATAACTAATATGACAAAATCCATTAAAGAAAGATGAATTGTTCGTTTTCTTAGCAGATCAATTGTTcgtttttttttgattttttctttgtttcaaTTGATGTACACTGTACTTTAGATTTTGAAACCCAAAAAAAGGTGAAGAGAATcattttttagaaaaagaaaaagagagacaGTGTTGCAAACATTTCTTTACAGAGTATTTATTATTGAGAATACTTTATTAAAGTACAGTGTTGTGTGTAATTTCATCGTCAATAAATGGCCAGAAAAAACTAAAGTTGAGAATTATTTGGGTAAGTAGAcccagaaaaaagaaaagaaaatgctAGAATCAGATTTAAACAGAAGCATAAAAGCTTGAGAACAGGTTCATTTCAATCTGTCTCATCTCATGTACTTCCTTCAGTCTCATATCCTATCTCGCCGAACTCAACTCTTGCTGCATTCTGATCTGGATCTGATGGAGGAGGTTACAAGAGAAATGGCCAACAATGTCTCAAGTGATTTTGAATATCCACAAGCCAGTCTGTTGCTAACCTCTATGAAAAGCAGGTTGGAAAATTTATCTGTTGTATCCTCAGAACGCTGTATTTATAGAGTTCCCAAAAAATTCCGAGATGTAAATGAGTACGCGTACACCCCTCGACTAGTTTCAATTGGTCCTTTTCACCATGGCAAGGGTGACTTGAAAGCTATGGAAGAGCACAAATGGAGGCATTTGCAGAATTTTCTGAAGCAGACCAATGTCAACTTGGATGATCTGGTACAAATCATAAAAGACAGCGAAGAAATGGCACGAAACTGTTATGCTGATACCATTGAGATGACCAGCGATGAATTTGTGCAGATAATGATTGTCGATGCCACCTTCatcattgatattttattggGAACAGCTTTTCCTAAGTTAACATGTGCTATTGAATCAATATACAATAGATCCAACCTTATGTTTGACATATATCGCGACATGTTGTTGATTGAAAATCAGCTTCCCTACTTTATTCTTGGACATGTCTTGGACTTTGCCAATAGCAAAGCTCCTTCTAGTTCAATTCGGTGGCCTTCCATTCTTGACCTAACCCATGCCTACTTCGAATGCTATGTGCGACTAAAACGTGCTCCCCAATCTGTGGAAAGCTCAGAAGTAAAGCATTTTGTAGACTTCCTCAGACTCCGGCTTAGACCCATAAAACCAAGGCAGCTATCGAAATGGGGAGTGAAGTTTGAAGTGACTAGAAGCTTAACTGAGCTGCATGAAGCTGGAGTCAAATTTAAGGTAGCATCAACAGCACACTTACTGGACATACAATTTTCTGATGGCGTTCTGGAAATACCCTTCATAAGGGTGACTGAGATAACAGAAGTCCTTTTCCGGAATCTTATCGCACTTGAGCAGTGCCATTGTGAAGTTTCATACATTAGTGACTACATTGTGTTCATGGATACCCTTATAAACACTCCTAATGATGTGGAATTACTGGTTAAGTACGGAATTATGAAAATCATGCTGGCTGACAATGCAGAAGCTTCAATGCTTTTTAACAACCTTGCCAAAGAACTACTATATGATTCCGAAGTGTTCTACTATTCTCGCCTCTGCGGAGACCTTAATGACTACTGCAAAGTCCGTTGGCATAAGTGGAAGGCGACACTAAAACATAATTACTTCAATACTCCATGGGCGGCCATTTCTGTCATTGCAGCAGTTATTCTTCTTGTGCTCACTTTCATACAGGCTGTGTGTTCCATTTTACAGGTCAAGTAATGTATCATTCCACTTGCTTTCTTGTATTCATATGAATCTTATGGTACCATTATTTATCTCTCAGCCAATCTTTGATCACCATTTTTCCTCTATGCAAGCTTCGTTTATTTGTTTCCTTTACGAGTGattgatttttgtatttttcccATGCTACTGTTACCATGTAGAATCTACTCAGTTATAACGTCGCCATAGAGCTGCGTTCACATATGAAAAAGGGGGAAACAAACAATGATAACATTAATACAGTTT is a window of Mercurialis annua linkage group LG2, ddMerAnnu1.2, whole genome shotgun sequence DNA encoding:
- the LOC126669680 gene encoding putative UPF0481 protein At3g02645, which codes for MYFLQSHILSRRTQLLLHSDLDLMEEVTREMANNVSSDFEYPQASLLLTSMKSRLENLSVVSSERCIYRVPKKFRDVNEYAYTPRLVSIGPFHHGKGDLKAMEEHKWRHLQNFLKQTNVNLDDLVQIIKDSEEMARNCYADTIEMTSDEFVQIMIVDATFIIDILLGTAFPKLTCAIESIYNRSNLMFDIYRDMLLIENQLPYFILGHVLDFANSKAPSSSIRWPSILDLTHAYFECYVRLKRAPQSVESSEVKHFVDFLRLRLRPIKPRQLSKWGVKFEVTRSLTELHEAGVKFKVASTAHLLDIQFSDGVLEIPFIRVTEITEVLFRNLIALEQCHCEVSYISDYIVFMDTLINTPNDVELLVKYGIMKIMLADNAEASMLFNNLAKELLYDSEVFYYSRLCGDLNDYCKVRWHKWKATLKHNYFNTPWAAISVIAAVILLVLTFIQAVCSILQVK
- the LOC126669681 gene encoding UPF0481 protein At3g47200 produces the protein MEIPTEATNGDGVSIDIDNPTASLLLTSMKGRLENLSPVSSERCIYRVPKRIRDVNEYAYTPRLVSIGPFHHGKADLKAMEEHKWRHLQNFLKQTKVNLDELVKFITDREERARNCYAETIEMTSDEFVQIMIVDATFIIDILLGRAFPELTFAIESIYDRSSLMFDIYRDMLLIENQLPYFILGDVLDFAKTKAPSSSSRWPSILDLTYAYFGCYVQLEYAPQSTKSSEVKHFVDFLRLWHRPIKPRQQPKERQKFEVTRSLTELREAGVKFKVASTRHLLDIQFIDGVLEIPFIRVSEITDALFRNLIALEQCHCEVSYISDYIVIMDSLINTPQDVELLVKYGIMKIMLADNAEASMLFNNLAKEILYDSEVFYYSRLCEDLNDYCKVRWHKWKATLKHNYFNTPWAAISVIAAVILLVLTFIQAVCSILQVK
- the LOC126669683 gene encoding uncharacterized protein LOC126669683, translating into MATRATATATATKSAATSARTAATAPRTAASSRGWVTNLPSIASRIYFFLIILQVPLFRIPCRSGMCSTPIHVTSSQLIASDIFPVPVVKALLYPGAVVNGLVRNMTVPSWDNLLDVYNLTNATEAPAVTDLQRLEVLAGSYFSVAGALVGILKPGRMSMFGTLLVIWGLVKEGILGKPANTDPSKAVYVYPTIALAVICAFSSVKYNVNKVTRKPPPQPVAKPLKSSSKSKLK